The genomic region tttTGTTGAATTTAAAGTGGATGTGAGAAGCTCCTAAGAATATCGTTCACTGTAAAAGCAGACTTTTTTGGATTTGGGTCTTGGAATTCTTAACTGTATTTTCACCTAAGATTTAAAACAAGTTTAAATACTAGTTTGTAATTGGCCAGACTTGGGAAAGATATGATCCTTTAAATGATCCTGGGTCTCAACttacctttctttcatttttcttttatttcagaagAGGGATAAGAACTTTTTCTGAAGAGCAGTCAACTTTTCCTTTCAGTGTATAGGATTACTTCCACAAATCTGTGAACTTAATCTTTGCTGCCAAATAACTTACAGTAGATGCTGGGATagttttaaatctattttaatttatacattcagtACATAAGTGCATCCATGTAAAAACAGCTATGTTTGGAAGATCTAAAACccagcttttgtttttgagaagccAACAATCTAATAGGGTAGGATCATATATATGTACAACTAACCGTAATGCATGGTGTTTTGAAAGATGCATGTATCTCCCTGAATTACCCCTAGTTAATAAAATAATTGGGAGCAAATGGTAATATAAGGATTTTGGAGTAACTTACTACTACTAGATTTTGCTGTTTATACATTTACAAAAAACTTTCTGCTAATGCTAAAGAAATACGAACAAGTCTATATGCATAAAGGAAGGTAGGGCTAATTTACTTCCTGGTGCTATGAAACTGGCAACTGGACAGGTGCAATTgtgggtgtctttttttttttttttttaagatgtaccTGTTGCAGCTTTGAAAGGCTGTTGATGCTCATGGGTTGTTTGTGTGCATGTTCTCTTTAAAAACCAGACGTattcattcctcttttttttttttttgagacggagtctcgctctgtagcccaggctgaagtgcagtggcgcgatctcggcttactgcaagctccgcctcccgggtttacgccattctcctgtctcagcctcccgagtagctgggattacaggcgcccgccaccgcgcccgactaattttttgtatttttagtagagacagggtttcaccgggttagccaggatggtctcgatctcctgaccgcccgtctcggcctcccaaagtgctgggattgcaggcgtgagccaccgccatTCCCATTGTTATTATACTTTGCTATTTGCTGCCGGTGAGACAGATAAGGAGTCACGTCTTTAACTGTACTTGAGTTTCCAGTGACCCCATTAAATCCAATGGGTAAATTTTCCCACGCAGATTACTCACCCAATTTACAGATTAAGCTTTCATATCCTTAGATTGTATCTGAAATCTTCATAGCTTTGCCCACCTTTTAGGGTTCAGAGTTACTACCCATTCAGTGTCGGTGGCCTTTAGCTGTTGGCAAGCTTCCAAGTAAATAGCTCTTTTGCAAAGATCTCTACCCTTTCTATTCTTCCACTCCTGGGTAGTGGAGAACCAAAGTTCACCTGATTAATGCGCGTGCCCAGCACCCAGTTTCCTGCAGGGGTTAGCACGGATATTGGAGGCTCCCCCGACCCCACAGATACTCGGGATGGGGTATTGGAGGGGGCTTGGTTTTTAAGAGGACATGTGAAAGTAATTAACCCGATTTACATTTGTATAACGAGTCCAAACATCACCTTGCAAAAGAACTGAGAGTTCAGCCTGCTTAATGGAGTTTCTGCTTTTCACGGTCCTTGGCCTTACCGACGGTTTACAGTCCAGCCAGATTtagttcacaaaaaaaaaaaaccaggtcgACCTCACTGCAGTATATGATGGCAGCGAGCGTTTTAAAGCGCAGGACCTTTAGTCTCCTCAATAGTTTTGTCTAAAGTTGTccaaaagtgttttttttaaagtgaggtGATCCAGTCGGTAAACGCTTTGAAAAAGAATAGCTGTCCCCTGAGCGGGCATTAGTAGCGTGTGAGGTCAGGGCCTATTATTGCGCGTGTTCGGAGCGCCGCGCTCGTCTATGAGCGAGCGCCTCGGGTTGCGGctgggccgggccgggccggggcggGGCTGTCTTCCAGCGGAGCGTGGTGGGGGCGGGTCGCGCCGGGCCGGGCCGCTAGTGCGCATGGGCGGGCGTCCTCAGCTCTAACAGCCTCCAGTTTCCACAAGCTGAGAGGGCCGTTACCTCAGAGATACCCGTGGCTGGCATGTCGGTTGAAAAAGCTCCCGGAAgggagacaaagagaaaggagaggagcagCTCGTGATCGTCCCCGGTAGTGAGTACGCGGCGAAGTAGGCAGCGGCGGAGGGAGCGCCGATGAAGATGGATGTGACAGTGAAGGCCGCGGGCTGCTCCGACGACCTCAGCTCTGGGGAGGCCGACATAGACCGAAAGCTCCTGGAGCTCACCGCTGACGAGGAGAAGTGCCGCAGCATCCGCAGGCAGTACCGACAGCTCATGTACTGCGTGCGGCAGAACCGGGAGGACATCGTGAGCTCGGAGAACAACTCCTTAACCGAGGCTCTGGAGGAAGCCAACGTCCTGTTTGATGGCGTGAGCCGAACCAGAGAAGCAGCCCTCGACGCCCAGTTTCTTGTTATGGCTTCTGATTTGGGTAAAGAAAAGGCAAAGCAGTTAAACTCAGATATGAACTTCTTCAATCAGTTAGCATTttgtgactttctgtttctgttcgTGGGTCTGAATTGGATGGAAGGCGATCCTGACAAGTtaagtgatggtgatgatagcaTAGCTCTTCCCTTCTGGAAGGCAATAGAAAAGGAAGCAACATCCTGGATGGTAAAAGCTGagacattccattttttttttggttcattcaAGCTAGAACCTTCTGCACCAAAGCCCCGACTTGAACACCAGAAAAAAGTTCGCAAGATGGAAGAAAATGGGAACATGCCCACAAAGTTGCGGAAGCTGGACCTGAGTAGTTATCCAGAAGCGacagaaaaaaacatagaaaggATTTTGGGATTGTTGCAAACGTACTTTCGAAAGTATCCTGATACTCCTGTGTCCTATTTTGAGTTTGTGATTGATCCAAACTCTTTTTCTCGTACTGTggagaatatattttatgtttcttttattgtAAGAGATGGTTTTGCAAGAATAAGGCTTGATGAAGACAGGCTGCCAATATTAGAGCCGATGAATGTTAACCAAATGGGTGAGGGAAATGATTCCAGTTGCCATGGCAGGAAACAGGGAGTTATATCTTTGACTTTACAGGAGTGGAAAAACATTGTGGCAGCTTTTGAAATTTCTGAGGCTATGATTACATACTCCTCATACTAAAGATTTCTTAGTATAGGatcctttttgtg from Pongo pygmaeus isolate AG05252 chromosome 10, NHGRI_mPonPyg2-v2.0_pri, whole genome shotgun sequence harbors:
- the EID3 gene encoding EP300-interacting inhibitor of differentiation 3, with the protein product MKMDVTVKAAGCSDDLSSGEADIDRKLLELTADEEKCRSIRRQYRQLMYCVRQNREDIVSSENNSLTEALEEANVLFDGVSRTREAALDAQFLVMASDLGKEKAKQLNSDMNFFNQLAFCDFLFLFVGLNWMEGDPDKLSDGDDSIALPFWKAIEKEATSWMVKAETFHFFFGSFKLEPSAPKPRLEHQKKVRKMEENGNMPTKLRKLDLSSYPEATEKNIERILGLLQTYFRKYPDTPVSYFEFVIDPNSFSRTVENIFYVSFIVRDGFARIRLDEDRLPILEPMNVNQMGEGNDSSCHGRKQGVISLTLQEWKNIVAAFEISEAMITYSSY